In the Nitrospira sp. genome, AAGAGGGAACCGACGAACACGCGGCAGAGGGCGTTGATGGGCGATTGCTGAAACGGTTTGGAGAAACGGTCGAGATCGTGCCTATTCGAGGCGCAAGACTGGCGCATGTGATCGCCACATCCGAAGATCCCGAATTTGCCGCCCGCATTGCAAATACGCTGGCTTCGACCTACATCGAACGGACCCAGGAGTTGAACGCGTTATCGAAGGAACAAGCTGCACAGTGGTATACCACCCATCTCGACGAACTACGCAAGAAGGCCGAAGCCTCTCAACAGGCGCTGTATCTGTTTCGGGTGAAGCACGGGCTGATGGGAGGGCGTGAACGGGAGACGGTGCGAGCTCATTCAAACACCGAATTGAATTCGGAGCTTGTCAGGGCGGAAATGAAGCTCGCCGAGGCTCAGTCTCGTGTGGAGCAAATTAAATCGGTTTTGCGTAACCGAACGGACCAGAATGGAGTGCTTGAGATCGATTGGTCCGGCCTGGATGCCTCGACTGAAGTCCTGAGTTCGACGTTGATTCAAACGTTACGATCACAGGATGTGAGAGCTTCAGGCCAGGTTGCTGAGTTGGCAGAAAAGTATGGTCCGCTTCACCCCAAGCTGATTCAGGCAAAGGCGGAGATGCAGGATCTTCGTGAGCGGATTCGGCAAGAAATACAGAAAATCTTCGACTCAGTGAGACACGACTATGACGCGGCACAGGGACGGGTCCGTGTCATTCGGGAAGCCGCGAGTCGGCATAGGCAAGAGAAAATTAAGCTCGAGCAGTATGAGGTTGACTATGGGATTCTCGAGAGAGAAGCCGAAAGCACGCAGCACCTCTACGATATTTTCCTGAAACAGACGAAAGAAGCCAATCTCTCCGCCGGATTGCGAACCGCCACAGTGTATCTCGCCGACCCGGCGGTGCCCAGTTTCATTCCTGTGAAGCCCAAGAAGCAGTTAAATACGATTTTAGGGCTTCTGGCTGGGCTCATGACAGGGGTCGGCCTGGCCATTTTCTTGGAGGCTCGCGATCGGACCCTGAGGGGACCCGATGACTTAGGCCGGTATCTGCCCAAGATCTCCTTGCTCGGCGTGATGCCTCTTTTGCCAAAAATCAAAACAGGAGCGAGCGCCTATCGCCTCGCCAGCGAATCCGTTGGAGTTGCGGCCGAACACGTTCGCATTATCCGGACCAGCATCTTGCTCTCCAGTCCCAAGGAGCTGCCGTCCTGCGTGCTCATAACGAGTGCGGGGGAGGGGGAGGGAAAAACGACGCTGTCAGTCAACCTCGCGATTGCACTGGCTCAGTTGGAACATACACGAGTGGTCCTGATCAATGCGGATTTTCGGAATCATGATCACAGGTACGTCCATGGAATCCAACGTGAAGGGATTGACACGAAGGGGCTCGCAAATTTTCTTGCCGGACGAGCCACGCTGGAACAGATCATGTATCGGACCGACCTCGCCAACCTGTCGGTGATTCCTCGAGGTGAGCGCCCCTCCAATCCGTCGGAGCTGCTCCACTCTAAACAGATGAAGGTTTTGCTGAACCGATGTCGAGAGGACGGATATCATGTCATCCTGGATGCTCCTCCTGTACTTTCCGTGACTGACCCAGTGATCCTCGCTTCTCAGGTTGATGGCGTGCTTCTGGTTGCCAGTGTCGGCCAGACAACCCGAGAAGCCTGTCAATCGGCGATCGAGCGTCTGACAATCGGGGGAGGGAAAATACTCGGGATCGTTCTACAGAAAGTCCGAGTACCGTATAACCCGTACTACGGTGATGAGGGTGAGAAGGCGATAAAGCATGGAGCGCCAGCGGGGGCTGCGCCATGATGAGGAGCACCCGCTCAACGCTGGTAGGATTCTGAACGATTGGTCGGTGATGAGGAAGATCGGTGTTGAGTGTGTCATCAGATGATGACTCCTGGATGCGCCTCTCAGGAGCTGGCCTTGACCTGTGCATAGATAGTCTGTCCTAGGCCCCACCTCTCGACTCTTGACCACGCAGAACTCGATTCAAAACACCTGCAACGACGTGGCTCGCGCCAGTCAGCTCCATGGTCTCTTGTCGGATAGTAGTTGGTGTCGTGCGACAACACATCCGTCAGGCTCAGCTGTCTTTGTATGGCCATACGACCAACTATCTTTAGTTCGAGTGCCGGATTACGCTCTATGCACCACGTGCTGCAAGCCGGTATGCAATGGTGGGATCTCTGGAAATCGCAGTCTGTAAATCGCCGGATCTTTCGTGCCTTGATGACCGTCGGCGGCATGACGGTTCTCGCGAAAATTGTCTCTGCCGGGAAAGATTTGGTCGTAGCCTATCAATTTGGTGCCGGAGATGAACTTGATGCCTTTCTGATGGCATTCCTGATTCCATCATTTGCCATCAATCTCGTCGGGGGATCTCTGAATGCCGCGCTCATTCCGACCTATATCCAGGTTCGGAAACAAGAGGGGGTGACCGCCGCGACTGATCTCTATGGAAGTGTGCTCTTGGGCAGTCTGTTGCTCCTCTCCGCAACGTCCGTGGCATTATTTGCCACAGGCCCCTTTTTGATCCGGACGGTAGCAGTGGGATTTTCTCAAGAAAAACTAGCCCTGACCGGCTCTCTCTATAATGCCCTCTTGCCCTGTTTGCTTTTCAGCGGACTAGCCACCACTTGGGGAGCGATACTCAATGCGCATGAACGCTTTGCCCTTGCGGCTATCGCCCCCGCTGTTATGGCGACGATCACCATTCTTGTCCTCCTGGCACCCAATGGGGCAATAGAGATCTATACGCTTGCGGTTGGTGTGGTGGCCGGCACGGTGTGCCACGCCGCCATCCTTGGGTGGGGGGTCGCTCGAGAGGGGCTACGGCTTCTCCCGCGATGGTCCGGTGTGACCCCTGCGTTGAAGACGGTGGGGAATCAATATGCGCCGATGCTCGCCGGCGCGGCTTTGATCGGTAGCACAGAAGTCGTGGGGCAAATCATGGCAGCTTCGTTGGGATCGGGAAGTGTGTCGATCCTCTCATACGGGACCAAGATTCCCATGCTGTTGCTGGGCGTAGGCTCATTGGCGGCGAGCACGGCTGTGCTTCCATACTTTTCAGAGATGGTCGCGGCGGAGCGCTGGAAAGAGATCCGGCACACCTTGCTGACCTACGCGCGATTGGTTGCAGCGGTCACAATTCCGCTGACGGTCCTACTGGTGTGGTTTTCGGAACCCATTGTTGAGCTTGTGTTTCAACGCGGTGCGTTTACGGATGCAGATACTCGGCAAGTGGCATGGGTTCAAGCCCTCGCCCTGTTGCAGATCGTTCCCTTTGCCTTGGGCATTCTTGCCGTTCGGTTGCTCTCGTCTCTCAAGGCCAACCAGATCTTGATGTGGGGGTCGGCGATCAGCCTCGTTCTTACGATTATTCTGAACTATTTGCTCATGCAACCACTCGGTATCGCCGGAATTGCTCTGGCGACCAGTCTGATGTATGCCGTCTCGATGTGCTTTCTGTATGCCATGGTGTTTCGACGACTCCGGTCCGTAGAGAGCAGCCTGTCCCCCCTTCATTCGTCCTAGTGGACTCACATCTGATGCGGATCACGCTTGTCATTTCGACTTTTGGGGCAGGAGGGGCAGAGCGGGTCTTGTCGATTATGGCCAACCACTGGGCGGAACAGGGAAAGCGCATTACCCTCATCACCTTAAGCTCCCAATCCACCGATTGGTACAAGCTTCATCCTCAGGTCAAGCGGGTGGGGTTAGATGTCCTATCTTTCTCGACACATATCGGCCAAGCCGTAAAAGACAATGTTGAAAGAATCCTACGGCTTCGTCGGGCATTACGTAACGCTCACCCTGACGTGGTAATAAGCTTTCTCGATACGACGAATGTCCTCACGCTCATGGCGAGCTGGGGCCTTCGCATCCCCATTATCGTCTCGGAACGCAATGACCCTTACCTGAATACCATAGGTTGGGCCTGGAATGGATTGCGGTCTTTGCTTTATCGGCGTGCCGATGCGGTTGTGGTGCAATCAAATGCCATACGTGAGTGGGCCTCAAGGCTCCCAGGAGTAAAGGCCACCTACGTTATTCCCAACCCTGTGAGTCCTTTAAGCAATGGATTTGAGCAGGGTGCAAAGTCTAACGGTTCCATGCATACGGTCGTCGCTATGGGACGATTGGTGAGACAAAAAGGGTTTGATGCTCTGATTGAAGCGTTTGGTCGATGTGCAAGGAAGCATGCTGATTGGTCGCTCGTCATCCTGGGTGAAGGGCCAATGCGTGCGAGTCTACAAACCTGTGCTGTCGATCTTGGCATTGCAGACCGAGTCAAGTTAGTCGGGCAATTTCAAGAGCCTATGACAATTCTGAAAGGGGCAGACCTCTTTGTGTTGCCTTCTCGATACGAGGGTTTCCCGAATGCGTTGTTAGAAGCGATGGCCTGTCGGCTTCCAGTCGTAAGTACCGACTGTTCCGGCGGCGGCCCACGTGAGATCATCCGTGATGGGGTCGACGGCGTATTGGTTCCGCCCGATGATGTGGCTGCTTTAGCCAAGGCGATGGATCGTCTCATGGCTGATTCCGATGAGCGTCGCCGTCTCGGAGTGCGAGCATCCGAAATCATCGGACGGTTCAGTGTGGAGAAGATCATGACCATGTGGAACGAGTTAGTAGGTTTCACCTGGGGGGAAGCCAACAAATGAGTGCTCAGCGGGTGTTCACAGTGTGGTTGACGGATTGAGTTCAGTCAAAACCAGCAACATCGTCATGCTCATCTCGCCGAAGACTCCGGCCGCGGTGGAAGATGCTGTGTGTACAATGCCGGATCGTAGCAGAGGTGGTCGCTTTGCGCTGGGGTATGGGGAGTAACGCTCGTGGATCACAGGATCGACTTCGTATATAGGAAAGACAAGTTGGAGAACGACACCACTGCAGGTCGAGCATGAAGATTTTTATCCTCATTTCCAGGCTGGTCTATGGCGGTGCGGAGAGGCAACAAATTGTCCTTGCGAAAGGTCTCCATCAACGAGGGCACGAAGTTGTCGTCGGGGTTTTCTACGCAGGTGGGACTTGGGAAGTGGAGTTGCAGCAGGCAGGGATCCGTGTCCGATCGTTGGGCAAGACTGGGCGATGGGACGTCTTCGGATTTCTGTGGCGACTGGTTCAGATTGTACGGCAAGAACATCCTGATATTTTGTATGGTTTTCACGGCATCCCGAATGTTGTCACAGTGATCCCCAAGTTCTTCCTTCCAGGGCTACGGACTGTTTGGCCGATCTCATGTGCGTATATGGATCTCGATCGCTACGATTGGGTCTCTCGGATAGGAGCGGTCTTCAGCTCGTGGGTCTCGCACTCAGCCGACGCCCTCATCCCAAATTCCCACGCTGGACTCCGGTATCACCAAACGATGGGCTATCCGGCCGAGAAAATGATCGTCATCCGAAATGGGATCGATACAGAGCGGTATCAACCCGACCCGGCGGCGCGTGCCCGTATTCGAATGGAGTGGGGAATTGAGGCCCACATGAAGCTGATTGGTCTGGTCGCTCGTCTAGATCCGATGAAAGACCATCCTGTGTTCTTCAAGGCCGCGCAATCTCTCATTGCTCTACGCAGCGATGTTTGCTTCGTGTGTGTGGGAGATGGATCCCCGGACTACACTGCTGAGCTGCGAGCACTCGCGGATCAATGTAGGCTGAGTGACCACGTAATCTGGGCCGGTGCCAGGGATGATATGCCTGCCGTGTACAGCGCACTGGATTTAGCCGTCAACAGTTCCTACGGAGAAGGCTTGCCCAACGCCGTGGCCGAAGCAATGGCCTGTGACGTTCCTTGTGTTGTGACAGATGTGGGAGATTCGGCCTGGCTGGTAGGCAATACAGGGGGTGTCGTTCCGCCCAAACAACCGGAGACCCTCATGAGGGCGATGGAGATGCTCCTGAATCAACCCCAATACCAACCTGGCAGCATCAGGCACCGAATCGTCGAACACCTCTCTGTCAACAGCCTGGTGACCAAGACCGAGCATGTGCTGGATACATTGCTTACGGGGTCTCGATTGGTCGAGCATGGTAGTGAGGAAAATCGCCGGTGTGTCGAGAGAATGCCTCGCTGATTGACGTCGGGCGTTAAATCAGTTCTGCTTTGATCAGATAGTGGGCATGCCCTGCGTAGAGCTCGGAGTGGTATCACGATGAACTCCTTTTATCGCAATATCCTTGCGGTGATCGCGGTCACCGTCTTTTACAGTAATGGTCACGAGTACTTGAACCAGGCTCACGATATTGGGATACCATGGCACTGGGTTCTGGCCTTCATCATCCTGGCCTTGCCACTGCTGGTCAGGCAGGTGATCACATCTGACATCCTCCAACTTCCGGTCGTAGCATGGTGTGCTGGGTATGCCTGGATAACAATCATCTGGTTTATCATGGGTGCGCAGTCGGAGATGTCTTGGCAGGAAGTGCGATGGCGTATGCTCGCCATCGTGGAAATGCTCTGCTTCCTCGCTCTTTTTATGGATGCGAAGGCAATCCGGTTTGCACAATGGGCGATTGTCGTCGTGGTGCACGTCGGTACGGTGATTAATGTTTATGAACTCTTTGTTCCCATGTCGTTCAGCAACGTATCGGGACGTTCTGCCGGCTTGTATGTGAATCCAAATACCTCCGCGGAAGCACTCGTTCTCGGAATGATTCTTGGCATTACGGCATTGCCCGTTTGGTTTCGCACCGTCTTCATTCTCGTTGCGGGGACCGGTGTGTTTGCGACCTATTCTCGGGCCGGACTGATCGGGTGGCTCATTGCCGTCGTAGGGCTCATGCTGGGAAGGTTCATAGGTGTGCCGCAGTTGGTTCGGACCGGGCTCATCGCACTCTTACTTGTCGGCGTCGCACTATTGCCAAAAACCGACCAGATTCTCACCGCTCTGGAGGGGGCTGGATCGCTGAATCCAGACACTCGAGAAAGACTGACATGGCTCATGGATCCACTCGGTGTCGAGGATGCGTCCAGCTGGGGACGGAAGGCCATTGCCCAGCAAGCGTGGGAACGAGTAGGGGAACATCCATTTCTCGGTGAAGGAACAGGCGAGGTGCATACAGGACTTGATATCCCGCCACATAATCAGTTCTTGGCGCATATGATCGATCATGGCGTTGTTGGTGCAATGCTCATCCCGCTCCTTCTGCTGGCCTTGCTCTGGCGGGCACAAGGGGACAGTCGACCTGTGGTCTTCATCTTCAGCTGCGTCGTCTTATGGTTTAGCTTCTTTACGCACCAATTGTTAAATAACGCCTACAACCTTCTCCTCCTGGCGTTGGTAGCCGCACTCGTGGCGATGCGGGATCGCCGGACAGGTCACGCACAACAAGGCATGGTTGCCCGCCTCGAGCGAGGGCATCTCCCAAAGACCTTGGCACATTTCTCACCATGACCATCTCAACGTACTACGGCGCTTGGCCTTTTCATGATGCGCTGTTTAACGATTCACGCTGCCACAGCTCACTTACTGAGCCCGTAAGTTTGTGGGAGTGGCTGATGCGGCGGCAGTACCGGATTTATTGGACACGAACGACATAAAGATCTCGGCGCCCGCCAGGATTGCCCCAATTACTCGTAAATGTGACGAGGTTTCCATCGCGACTCCCCGATGCCTTGGGTTGGGCCGCGTAGGTGTTGTTCAAAACGATACTGCGGTGATGGGCGATCCTTCGTACTCGATTCGACCCATCCGTGGCAATCTGAACAATCTCATTATCAAATGGTTGAAGCGCCGGCCCTCCCGAGAGAGAATAGCGGCTGGCAATCATCCAGGCGTCACTGCCGCCCGGCATTGAAAAATGATCGTCCTGGGTGTAGTAGGGCCATGAGAATTCTGGCAGAATGAAGGCCACCGTGTTCGGCGTCGACAGATTCCGCACGCACAGCCGACGGTAATTGCATGAACTCCCAACTTTCCCACTTCCCATTGCGCGATGATTGAAATACAGCGTCGGTAAGATTTGTGTTGGAGTCGGCCCGGCTTGTAGATCCCAGACAACTGTCACCCCGCTCTGCGTTACCACGAGATAGCGTCCGCTCTTGTCTATCTCTACTTCATTGAGATTGGCGGAGTTGGGGACTTTCAGGAGAATCGAATTCGTACTGCGTTTCCAGACCGCATACCCCCCGGTATTGGATATCACCGCAAACACATTATCATTGTTCGACACCGAATGCTGTGTCACGTAGGTCGCGCCGGGGAAATCGGCTGCGAAATTGTGCAGGATCTTATTCGTCCAGACAGTCGAGGTCCCAGTGGGAATGGTCACTTCAACGAGGTTAAGTTGAGCGCAAACCGTAAATTTGTTGGAGGTGGTTCGAGACCATTGAGTGAAATATCCTTGGGCTCCGGCGGGCTCATTGCTTTGGATACGTCCGTTGGAGCGCGTCATGGTTGCTGCATTGAAATCCCAGACCTTGAGCCGCATCGGCCCGACCCGACATTGGGCCGCGATTTTGGTGTTATTGACGTTCAGTGAGGGCATGTTCGAGTAAAATCCCGTGCAGTCTCCGCTGCTGTCCGTGGTGTCCGTCACCCGTAAGATGGTGGAGCCAAACACCGGATCGGTGGCCGTCGCACCCCCTCCGGGGAGGGAGGGGGCAGTCGGCTCTGGATGGACAGCGGTGTCGGTCAGAAACGCCAAACTGGGTGAGGGGACCAATATCAACCACAAGAAATACAGGAATACCATCGTGGCTCCTTTCATTTCACATGTCAGGGGAGTTGGCACGGTTGCCGAATTAATGCCGCAAGACATTGTCGTTTCACGAGCTGGAGAAAAACTGTCGGACAACTTAAACCGCAGCCACAGTTTTCATCAGTCTATCGATGATGCATTCGACAGTATCATCGGAAGCCATCGGAGTCTGATGGCATGCTAAGCAATTTTGGTACCTATGCGATGATGGGTGCGTCTATTCTGCTAACGTGTTGAATTATAGAAACTCTCTTTGTTTTTGTGCGACAGTCAGGTCTTCCTGACTCGTCTAGGGATGTAGGTGTATGTAGACACACCTATGCTTTTTAGGTGAATCGTGTTCCTCAGTATTTGTTCGTCTGTTGGACTGGCTGGAGTGATGCGCCTGCGCTTTGCTTACCGAACACCTAGCGTTTTGGGAGGCGTTGGTGGGATGAGATCTGTCGCGGTAATAGGTTGGACTCGAACGAGATAAAGATCTCGGCGTCCGTCGACCTGTCCCCAATTACTCGTAAACGCAATGAAGCTTCCGTCGTGGTTTCCTGACGCTTTCGGGTGGGCAGCGTAGTTATTGTTTGCGATGACACTGTGATGATGAGCGATCCGTCGCACTTGACTCGACCCATCCATGGCAATCTGAACAATCTCATTATCGAACGTGTGACGCGCAAGCCCTCCCGTGAGGGAATAACGGCTGGCAATCATCCAGGCGTCACTATCACCAGGCATGGAAAAATGATCTTGCTGGGTAGCGTAGGACCACGAATCAGCCGGCAGGAGGGAGGTCACCG is a window encoding:
- a CDS encoding glycosyltransferase family 4 protein; translation: MRITLVISTFGAGGAERVLSIMANHWAEQGKRITLITLSSQSTDWYKLHPQVKRVGLDVLSFSTHIGQAVKDNVERILRLRRALRNAHPDVVISFLDTTNVLTLMASWGLRIPIIVSERNDPYLNTIGWAWNGLRSLLYRRADAVVVQSNAIREWASRLPGVKATYVIPNPVSPLSNGFEQGAKSNGSMHTVVAMGRLVRQKGFDALIEAFGRCARKHADWSLVILGEGPMRASLQTCAVDLGIADRVKLVGQFQEPMTILKGADLFVLPSRYEGFPNALLEAMACRLPVVSTDCSGGGPREIIRDGVDGVLVPPDDVAALAKAMDRLMADSDERRRLGVRASEIIGRFSVEKIMTMWNELVGFTWGEANK
- a CDS encoding glycosyltransferase — its product is MKIFILISRLVYGGAERQQIVLAKGLHQRGHEVVVGVFYAGGTWEVELQQAGIRVRSLGKTGRWDVFGFLWRLVQIVRQEHPDILYGFHGIPNVVTVIPKFFLPGLRTVWPISCAYMDLDRYDWVSRIGAVFSSWVSHSADALIPNSHAGLRYHQTMGYPAEKMIVIRNGIDTERYQPDPAARARIRMEWGIEAHMKLIGLVARLDPMKDHPVFFKAAQSLIALRSDVCFVCVGDGSPDYTAELRALADQCRLSDHVIWAGARDDMPAVYSALDLAVNSSYGEGLPNAVAEAMACDVPCVVTDVGDSAWLVGNTGGVVPPKQPETLMRAMEMLLNQPQYQPGSIRHRIVEHLSVNSLVTKTEHVLDTLLTGSRLVEHGSEENRRCVERMPR
- a CDS encoding O-antigen ligase family protein, with amino-acid sequence MNSFYRNILAVIAVTVFYSNGHEYLNQAHDIGIPWHWVLAFIILALPLLVRQVITSDILQLPVVAWCAGYAWITIIWFIMGAQSEMSWQEVRWRMLAIVEMLCFLALFMDAKAIRFAQWAIVVVVHVGTVINVYELFVPMSFSNVSGRSAGLYVNPNTSAEALVLGMILGITALPVWFRTVFILVAGTGVFATYSRAGLIGWLIAVVGLMLGRFIGVPQLVRTGLIALLLVGVALLPKTDQILTALEGAGSLNPDTRERLTWLMDPLGVEDASSWGRKAIAQQAWERVGEHPFLGEGTGEVHTGLDIPPHNQFLAHMIDHGVVGAMLIPLLLLALLWRAQGDSRPVVFIFSCVVLWFSFFTHQLLNNAYNLLLLALVAALVAMRDRRTGHAQQGMVARLERGHLPKTLAHFSP
- a CDS encoding polysaccharide biosynthesis tyrosine autokinase, producing the protein MNRDEGVLPFQMVQDDGAEPVHVDYLGACRQRLWLILAIAVGFAGSAAVWSFMQTPRYQAKATVVVEQVGPSGLGNDRDYRQSDLSPEYFQTQFELMKSHYVFHRTAQLLHLSEQPEYMLKPSILSSLVGNLMPALKTNGVAREEGTDEHAAEGVDGRLLKRFGETVEIVPIRGARLAHVIATSEDPEFAARIANTLASTYIERTQELNALSKEQAAQWYTTHLDELRKKAEASQQALYLFRVKHGLMGGRERETVRAHSNTELNSELVRAEMKLAEAQSRVEQIKSVLRNRTDQNGVLEIDWSGLDASTEVLSSTLIQTLRSQDVRASGQVAELAEKYGPLHPKLIQAKAEMQDLRERIRQEIQKIFDSVRHDYDAAQGRVRVIREAASRHRQEKIKLEQYEVDYGILEREAESTQHLYDIFLKQTKEANLSAGLRTATVYLADPAVPSFIPVKPKKQLNTILGLLAGLMTGVGLAIFLEARDRTLRGPDDLGRYLPKISLLGVMPLLPKIKTGASAYRLASESVGVAAEHVRIIRTSILLSSPKELPSCVLITSAGEGEGKTTLSVNLAIALAQLEHTRVVLINADFRNHDHRYVHGIQREGIDTKGLANFLAGRATLEQIMYRTDLANLSVIPRGERPSNPSELLHSKQMKVLLNRCREDGYHVILDAPPVLSVTDPVILASQVDGVLLVASVGQTTREACQSAIERLTIGGGKILGIVLQKVRVPYNPYYGDEGEKAIKHGAPAGAAP
- a CDS encoding polysaccharide biosynthesis C-terminal domain-containing protein → MHHVLQAGMQWWDLWKSQSVNRRIFRALMTVGGMTVLAKIVSAGKDLVVAYQFGAGDELDAFLMAFLIPSFAINLVGGSLNAALIPTYIQVRKQEGVTAATDLYGSVLLGSLLLLSATSVALFATGPFLIRTVAVGFSQEKLALTGSLYNALLPCLLFSGLATTWGAILNAHERFALAAIAPAVMATITILVLLAPNGAIEIYTLAVGVVAGTVCHAAILGWGVAREGLRLLPRWSGVTPALKTVGNQYAPMLAGAALIGSTEVVGQIMAASLGSGSVSILSYGTKIPMLLLGVGSLAASTAVLPYFSEMVAAERWKEIRHTLLTYARLVAAVTIPLTVLLVWFSEPIVELVFQRGAFTDADTRQVAWVQALALLQIVPFALGILAVRLLSSLKANQILMWGSAISLVLTIILNYLLMQPLGIAGIALATSLMYAVSMCFLYAMVFRRLRSVESSLSPLHSS